One segment of Neodiprion fabricii isolate iyNeoFabr1 chromosome 1, iyNeoFabr1.1, whole genome shotgun sequence DNA contains the following:
- the LOC124188139 gene encoding heterogeneous nuclear ribonucleoprotein R-like isoform X9: MTMSVKSMAEGNGELKMEEKQPKDGMEYIERTEDYAKLVQYGLDEKVAGKLDEIYKTGKLAHVDLDERALDALKEFPVDGALNVLTQFLESNLEHVSNKSAYLCGVMKTYRQKSRAGQGAGASTTPKAPDEDKIKMILERTGYSLDVTTGQRKYGGPPPGWEGPTPGNGCEVFCGKIPKDMYEDELIPLFEKCGMIWDLRLMMDPMTGSNRGYAFITFTNREAAQQAVRELDNHEIKPGKSLKVNISVPNLRLFVGNIPKSKGKEEISDEFGKLAAGLTEVIIYSSPDDKKKNRGFCFLEYESHKSASLAKRRLGTGRIKVWGCDIIVDWADPQEEPDEQTMSKVRVLYVRNLTQDCSEEKLKESFEQFGKIERVKKIKDYAFIHFEDRDNAVKAMRELNGKEMGGSYIEVSLAKPPSDKKKKEEILRNRERRMLQMMQVRGGGSPSHTSMMGGPMQVRGPGGQGLRGAGAGIRGAMGRGDYGWWAWRNATWQGRWLPGPWPGQGGAQPRNLRDPWGSAASRSWGGPRQGKFTSR; this comes from the exons ATGACTATGAGCGTTAAAT CTATGGCAGAGGGGAATGGGGAATTAAAAATGGAGGAAAAGCAACCAAAGGACGgaatggaatacatcgagagAACGGAGGACTACGCGAAACTCGTACAGTACGGACTCGACGAAAAGGTGGCAGGAAAGCTGGAcgaaatttacaaaactgGAAAATTGGCTCACGTAGACCTTGATGAAAGAGCTCTGGATGCCCTGAAAGAATTTCCTGTAGACGGTGCATTGAATGTACTCACACAATTTCTTGAGTCCAATCTGGAGCACGTTTCGAACAAGTCCGCTTACCTATGCGGTGTCATGAAAACTTATAGACAAAAGAGTCGCGCCGGTCAAGGAGCTGGGGCTAGCACAACTCCAAAAGCGCCCGATGAGGACAAGATCAAG atGATATTAGAGAGGACTGGGTATTCCTTAGATGTTACAACTGGTCAAAGAAAGTACGGTGGTCCTCCCCCAGGTTGGGAGGGTCCCACACCAGGGAATGGTTGTGAG GTGTTTTGTGGTAAAATTCCAAAAGATATGTACGAGGATGAATTAATTCCATTGTTTGAGAAATGTGGCATGATTTGGGATTTGAGACTGATGATGGATCCCATGACTGGTTCCAACAGGGGATATGCATTTATCACGTTCACTAACAGGGAAGCTGCTCAACAGGCAGTTAGAGAG CTCGATAATCACGAAATAAAACCCGGCAAGAGTCTGAAAGTAAACATTAGTGTTCCTAATCTACGACTTTTCGTGGGGAACATACCAAAGTCAAAAGGCAAAGAGGAGATCTCGGACGAATTTGGTAAATTAGCAG CTGGCCTGACAGAGGTGATTATCTACAGCTCACCGGATgacaagaagaagaacagGGGATTCTGCTTTCTGGAGTATGAGTCTCATAAATCAGCCTCTCTTGCTAAGAGGAGATTAGGCACTGGTCGTATCAAGGTCTGGGGTTGTGACATCATAGTTGATTGGGCTGATCCTCAGGAAGAACCTGATGAGCAAACCATGTCCAAA GTACGAGTACTATATGTGAGGAATCTAACACAAGATTGCTCAGAAGAAAAACTGAAGGAATCTTTTGagcaatttggaaaaattgagagggtgaaaaaaatcaaggatTATGCCTTTATACATTTTGAAGATAGGGATAATGCTGTCAAG GCAATGCGCGAGTtaaatggaaaagaaatggGTGGTTCCTACATAGAAGTTTCACTAGCAAAACCACCGTcggacaaaaagaaaaaagaagaaatccTTCGAAATAGAGAACGCAGAATGCTGCAAATGATGCAAGTTCGCGGCGG AGGTTCCCCGTCTCATACAAGTATGATGGGAGGTCCCATGCAAGTTCGAGGCCCAGGTGGTCAAGGACTTCGAGGCGCTGGTGCTGGTATACGTGGAGCCATGGGTCGTGGCGATTATG GCTGGTGGGCGTGGCGTAATGCCACGTGGCAGGGTCGGTGGCTCCCAGGCCCGTGGCCCGGTCAGGGGGGGGCGCAACCCCGCAACCTCAGGGACCCGTGGGGCTCAGCGGCCAGCCGCTCGTGGGGGGGTCCGCGCCAAGGGAAGTTTACCAG CAGGTAA
- the LOC124188139 gene encoding heterogeneous nuclear ribonucleoprotein R-like isoform X10, producing MTMSVKSMAEGNGELKMEEKQPKDGMEYIERTEDYAKLVQYGLDEKVAGKLDEIYKTGKLAHVDLDERALDALKEFPVDGALNVLTQFLESNLEHVSNKSAYLCGVMKTYRQKSRAGQGAGASTTPKAPDEDKIKMILERTGYSLDVTTGQRKYGGPPPGWEGPTPGNGCEVFCGKIPKDMYEDELIPLFEKCGMIWDLRLMMDPMTGSNRGYAFITFTNREAAQQAVRELDNHEIKPGKSLKVNISVPNLRLFVGNIPKSKGKEEISDEFGKLAAGLTEVIIYSSPDDKKKNRGFCFLEYESHKSASLAKRRLGTGRIKVWGCDIIVDWADPQEEPDEQTMSKVRVLYVRNLTQDCSEEKLKESFEQFGKIERVKKIKDYAFIHFEDRDNAVKAMRELNGKEMGGSYIEVSLAKPPSDKKKKEEILRNRERRMLQMMQVRGGGSPSHTSMMGGPMQVRGPGGQGLRGAGAGIRGAMGRGDYGWWAWRNATWQGRWLPGPWPGQGGAQPRNLRDPWGSAASRSWGGPRQGKFTR from the exons ATGACTATGAGCGTTAAAT CTATGGCAGAGGGGAATGGGGAATTAAAAATGGAGGAAAAGCAACCAAAGGACGgaatggaatacatcgagagAACGGAGGACTACGCGAAACTCGTACAGTACGGACTCGACGAAAAGGTGGCAGGAAAGCTGGAcgaaatttacaaaactgGAAAATTGGCTCACGTAGACCTTGATGAAAGAGCTCTGGATGCCCTGAAAGAATTTCCTGTAGACGGTGCATTGAATGTACTCACACAATTTCTTGAGTCCAATCTGGAGCACGTTTCGAACAAGTCCGCTTACCTATGCGGTGTCATGAAAACTTATAGACAAAAGAGTCGCGCCGGTCAAGGAGCTGGGGCTAGCACAACTCCAAAAGCGCCCGATGAGGACAAGATCAAG atGATATTAGAGAGGACTGGGTATTCCTTAGATGTTACAACTGGTCAAAGAAAGTACGGTGGTCCTCCCCCAGGTTGGGAGGGTCCCACACCAGGGAATGGTTGTGAG GTGTTTTGTGGTAAAATTCCAAAAGATATGTACGAGGATGAATTAATTCCATTGTTTGAGAAATGTGGCATGATTTGGGATTTGAGACTGATGATGGATCCCATGACTGGTTCCAACAGGGGATATGCATTTATCACGTTCACTAACAGGGAAGCTGCTCAACAGGCAGTTAGAGAG CTCGATAATCACGAAATAAAACCCGGCAAGAGTCTGAAAGTAAACATTAGTGTTCCTAATCTACGACTTTTCGTGGGGAACATACCAAAGTCAAAAGGCAAAGAGGAGATCTCGGACGAATTTGGTAAATTAGCAG CTGGCCTGACAGAGGTGATTATCTACAGCTCACCGGATgacaagaagaagaacagGGGATTCTGCTTTCTGGAGTATGAGTCTCATAAATCAGCCTCTCTTGCTAAGAGGAGATTAGGCACTGGTCGTATCAAGGTCTGGGGTTGTGACATCATAGTTGATTGGGCTGATCCTCAGGAAGAACCTGATGAGCAAACCATGTCCAAA GTACGAGTACTATATGTGAGGAATCTAACACAAGATTGCTCAGAAGAAAAACTGAAGGAATCTTTTGagcaatttggaaaaattgagagggtgaaaaaaatcaaggatTATGCCTTTATACATTTTGAAGATAGGGATAATGCTGTCAAG GCAATGCGCGAGTtaaatggaaaagaaatggGTGGTTCCTACATAGAAGTTTCACTAGCAAAACCACCGTcggacaaaaagaaaaaagaagaaatccTTCGAAATAGAGAACGCAGAATGCTGCAAATGATGCAAGTTCGCGGCGG AGGTTCCCCGTCTCATACAAGTATGATGGGAGGTCCCATGCAAGTTCGAGGCCCAGGTGGTCAAGGACTTCGAGGCGCTGGTGCTGGTATACGTGGAGCCATGGGTCGTGGCGATTATG GCTGGTGGGCGTGGCGTAATGCCACGTGGCAGGGTCGGTGGCTCCCAGGCCCGTGGCCCGGTCAGGGGGGGGCGCAACCCCGCAACCTCAGGGACCCGTGGGGCTCAGCGGCCAGCCGCTCGTGGGGGGGTCCGCGCCAAGGGAAGTTTACCAGGTGA